A region from the Vicia villosa cultivar HV-30 ecotype Madison, WI linkage group LG3, Vvil1.0, whole genome shotgun sequence genome encodes:
- the LOC131660220 gene encoding putative disease resistance RPP13-like protein 1, protein MAATVVGGAFLSATIQIIADRLTSSEFRVFIRNTKFNYSLLEELKTTLSALQAVLADAEQKQFKDLHVKQWVEDLKDALFDAEDLLNLISYDALRCKVENTPVDQLKYLPSKSININSKMEKMCKRLQTFVQLKNILGLQRTVSGRDSHRTPSCSVVNESVVVGRKDDKNTLINMLVSDCGTSRNNNLGVVAILGMGGVGKTTLAQLVYNDEKVQQHFDFKAWVCVSEDFDVVRVTKSLLESVVRNTTSAASKVWESDNLDILRVELKKNLREKRFLFVLDDLWNDNYNDWDELVSPLIDGKPGSSVIITTRQQKVAAMAHTFPIHKLDPLSQEECWSLLSKHALGSDEFHDSKNTALEEIGRKIARKCGGLPIAAKTLGGLLRSRVDKREWTAILNNNVWNLPNDNIMPALHLSYHYLPSHLKRCFAYCSIFPKDYPLDRKKMVLLWMAEGFLDCSQGGKSAEELGDDCFAELLSRSLIQQSNDDARGKMFFMHELINDLATVVSGKSCSRFGSGDISEKVRYLSYNQEGYDTLTKFPTHFKCLRSFLPIYYWSLQIYLSMKVVDDLLPSLEWLRVLSLSEYTNITKLPDSVGNLKQLRYLDLSSTKIQSLPDTVCKLYNLQSLILLGCVCLTELPVHMGNLISLRHLDISGTDIKELPKEICGLENLQTLTVFVVGKQQVGLSIEDLKKFPHLRGKLTIKNLHHIIDAKEAHDANLKNKEQIEELELLWGKHSEDSQKVKIMLDMLQPSMNLKSLKIDLYGGTSFPSWLGDSSFSNMVSLCISNCEYCVTLPPLGQLASLKDLEIYGMKMLETIGPEFYNVQVGESSISSFQPFPSLELMKFHDMPNWKEWLSFEGSNSAFPRLKTLELHKCPELRRHFPIHLYSIEEIEIEDCGHLLETPPTMHWLMSIKEIKIRGDLDFEGSSERIQWPLLESGSPCLLQSVAIDSCLALLSLPKMIMSSSCLQYLHLYQIPSLISFPMDGLPTSLQSISIHYCAKLAFMPPETWSNYTSLVSLTILSSCDALTSFQLDGFPALQMLHIGYCTSLDSIFVSESPSCYPTRLQSLEIRSHDSIGLFKVKLKMDMLTALEHLVLECGELSFFEGVSLPPNLQSIDIQFLKTTPPVREWSLQGLTALSSFSIGGCVDIVNTLLKEPLLPISVVSLTIGYLYKMKSFKGNGLQHLSSLENLHFRNCQQLESFPENYLPSSLKSLQF, encoded by the coding sequence ATGGCTGCAACTGTGGTGGGAGGCGCATTTCTCTCGGCTACAATTCAAATCATAGCAGACAGACTTACCTCCTCGGAGTTTCGTGTTTTCATCAGAAACACCAAGTTCAATTACTCACTACTGGAAGAGTTGAAAACAACACTATCAGCTCTTCAAGCTGTGCTGGCTGATGCAGAACAGAAGCAGTTTAAGGATCTTCATGTTAAACAATGGGTTGAAGACTTGAAAGATGCATTATTTGATGCTGAAGATTTGCTCAACTTAATCAGCTACGATGCCCTGCGATGCAAGGTGGAGAACACACCAGTTGATCAGCTGAAGTACTTGCCTTCAAAATCTATAAATATCAATTCAAAGATGGAGAAGATGTGTAAAAGGCTGCAAACTTTTGTCCAGCTGAAAAACATCCTTGGCTTGCAGAGAACTGTAAGTGGTAGAGATTCTCATAGAACGCCTTCGTGTTCAGTGGTAAACGAATCTGTTGTTGTAGGTAGGAAGGATGATAAGAATACACTCATCAATATGCTGGTATCAGACTGTGGCACAAGCAGAAATAATAACTTAGGTGTTGTTGCCATTTTGGGTATGGGAGGTGTCGGTAAAACTACTCTTGCACAACTTGTTTACAATGATGAAAAAGTTCAACAACATTTTGATTTCAAAGCTTGGGTTTGTGTATCCGAGGACTTCGATGTTGTGAGAGTAACCAAGTCTCTCCTTGAATCTGTTGTTAGAAATACAACATCTGCTGCTTCAAAGGTCTGGGAAAGTGATAATCTTGATATTCTTCGagttgaattaaagaaaaacttgAGGGAGAAAAGATTTTTGTTTGTGTTGGATGATCTATGGAATGACAATTACAATGATTGGGATGAGCTGGTAAGTCCGCTCATTGATGGAAAACCTGGAAGTTCGGTAATTATAACAACACGTCAACAAAAAGTTGCAGCGATGGCACACACATTTCCAATTCATAAATTAGACCCTCTGTCACAAGAAGAATGTTGGTCTTTACTATCGAAGCATGCATTGGGAAGTGATGAGTTTCACGATAGTAAGAACACAGCCCTTGAAGAAATTGGCAGGAAGATTGCAAGAAAGTGTGGTGGATTGCCAATAGCGGCTAAAACACTAGGAGGTCTTCTACGTTCAAGGGTAGATAAAAGGGAGTGGACTGCAATTTTAAACAACAATGTATGGAATTTACCAAATGATAATATTATGCCTGCTTTGCATTTGAGTTATCATTATCTTCCCTCTCATTTGAAAAGATGTTTTGCATATTGTTCAATTTTTCCGAAGGACTATCCACTTGATAGGAAGAAAATGGTTTTGTTGTGGATGGCAGAAGGCTTCCTTGATTGTTCTCAAGGGGGAAAATCAGCGGAGGAATTAGGTGATGATTGTTTTGCTGAATTGTTATCTAGATCGCTAATTCAACAATCAAATGATGATGCTCGTGGAAAAATGTTTTTCATGCATGAACTTATCAACGATTTAGCTACAGTTGTATCTGGAAAAAGTTGTTCTAGGTTTGGAAGTGGCGACATCTCTGAAAAGGTTCGTTATTTGTCATATAATCAAGAAGGGTATGACACTCTCACAAAGTTCCCTACCCATTTCAAATGCTTGAGAAGCTTCTTACCCATTTACTATTGGAGCTTACAAATTTACTTATCCATGAAGGTGGTTGATGATTTGCTACCATCACTCGAATGGTTGCGTGTGTTATCTCTATCAGAGTATACAAACATCACCAAACTACCGGATTCTGTTGGCAATTTGAAGCAGTTGCGGTATCTAGACCTCTCCTCCACTAAAATACAAAGCTTGCCAGATACAGTATGTAAACTTTACAATTTGCAAAGCTTGATTTTATTAGGTTGCGTGTGTCTCACTGAATTGCCAGTTCATATGGGAAATTTAATCAGTTTACGTCATCTTGATATAAGTGGAACAGATATAAAGGAATTGCCAAAAGAAATTTGTGGACTAGAAAACCTTCAAACTTTAACCGTTTTTGTAGTGGGGAAGCAACAAGTAGGGTTATCTATCGAAGACCTTAAGAAATTTCCACATCTACGAGGAAAACTTACGATTAAGAACCTGCATCATATCATTGATGCCAAGGAGGCACATGATGCCAACTTGAAAAACAAAGAGCAAATTGAAGAGTTAGAACTGCTTTGGGGAAAACATAGTGAAGACTCGCAAAAAGTGAAAATTATGCTTGATATGTTGCAACCTTCAATGAACCTGAAGAGCCTTAAAATTGATTTGTATGGTGGGACAAGCTTTCCAAGTTGGTTGGGAGATTCTTCGTTTTCTAACATGGTGTCCCTTTGCATAAGTAATTGTGAATATTGTGTGACACTTCCACCGTTGGGGCAGCTAGCTTCTCTCAAGGACCTAGAAATATATGGTATGAAGATGCTGGAGACAATTGGCCCAGAGTTCTACAATGTCCAAGTAGGAGAAAGTTCCATTTCTTCCTTCCAACCATTTCCATCCCTTGAGCTTATGAAATTTCACGACATGCCAAATTGGAAGGAATGGCTTTCTTTTGAAGGAAGCAATTCTGCTTTTCCTCGTCTTAAAACTCTCGAGTTACACAAGTGTCCCGAACTTAGGCGACATTTTCCTATTCACCTCTATTCCATagaagaaattgaaatagaaGATTGCGGTCATCTATTGGAAACACCGCCTACTATGCATTGGCTAATGtcaattaaagaaataaaaattagggGAGATTTAGATTTTGAGGGGTCTAGTGAAAGAATCCAATGGCCGTTGCTTGAAAGTGGTTCTCCGTGCTTGCTGCAGAGTGTTGCGATTGATAGTTGTTTGGCGCTTTTGTCTCTGCCAAAGATGATTATGAGCAGCAGCTGTCTTCAATACTTGCATCTCTATCAAATTCCGTCTCTCATTTCATTTCCGATGGATGGTCTACCAACATCACTACAGTCAATTAGTATTCATTATTGTGCCAAGTTAGCATTCATGCCTCCTGAAACATGGAGCAATTACACGTCCCTTGTGAGTTTGACAATATTGAGTAGCTGTGATGCACTTACATCCTTCCAACTTGATGGTTTCCCTGCGCTCCAAATGCTTCACATTGGTTATTGTACTAGTCTAGATTcaatttttgtttcagaaagtcCTTCATGTTATCCAACAAGACTCCAATCACTTGAAATCAGATCGCATGATTCAATTGGATTGTTTAAAGTCAAGCTTAAGATGGACATGCTCACTGCTCTTGAACATTTGGTTTTGGAATGCGGAGAGTTGTCATTTTTTGAAGGAGTTTCTCTACCTCCCAATttgcaatcaattgatattcagTTCCTAAAAACAACTCCGCCTGTAAGGGAATGGAGTCTTCAAGGCCTCACTGCTCTTTCAAGTTTTAGTATTGGAGGTTGTGTTGATATTGTTAACACCTTGTTAAAGGAGCCGCTGTTACCCATCTCCGTTGTGTCTCTGACTATCGGTTATCTCTATAAAATGAAGTCCTTTAAAGGAAATGGGCTTCAGCACCTCTCCTCTCTCGAAAATCTCCACTTTCGTAACTGTCAACAGCTTGAGTCGTTTCCAGAAAACTACCTCCCTTCCTCGCTGAAATCGCTTCAGTTTTGA
- the LOC131654859 gene encoding bZIP transcription factor 44-like: MASSGVNSGNSSASMKFGSSGSEKDVNNLMDERKNKRKQSNRESAKRSRMRKQKHVDDMMNQVSELTKDNSEIVNKINITTQHYLNVEAENSILRAQIGELSQRFQSLNNIIELINTNNTSNGSYDSRDCYETSGAQNMMNLMMYNNNLPITTTSAHVFKW; this comes from the coding sequence ATGGCTTCTTCCGGCGTAAATTCCGGAAATTCTTCTGCATCTATGAAATTTGGAAGTTCTGGATCTGAGAAGGATGTGAACAATCTGATGGATGAGAGAAAAAACAAGAGGAAACAATCGAATCGGGAATCGGCGAAGAGATCTAGGATGAGGAAGCAGAaacatgttgatgatatgatgaaTCAGGTATCTGAGCTCACAAAAGACAATAGTGAGATTGTGAATAAGATAAATATCACAACACAGCACTATTTGAATGTTGAGGCTGAAAATTCAATTTTGAGGGCCCAAATAGGTGAGCTTagtcaaaggtttcaatcattgaATAACATCATTGAACTCATCAACACAAACAACACTAGTAATGGGTCCTATGATTCAAGGGATTGTTATGAAACAAGTGGTGCacaaaacatgatgaatttgatgatgtaTAATAATAACCTGCCCATTACTACAACTTCTGCACATGTTTTTAAGTGGTGA